The following proteins are encoded in a genomic region of Carcharodon carcharias isolate sCarCar2 chromosome 27 unlocalized genomic scaffold, sCarCar2.pri SUPER_27_unloc_3, whole genome shotgun sequence:
- the LOC121273923 gene encoding zinc finger protein 229-like has product MEGKSIVHTGRELWKCGDCGKGFSYPSQLEIHWRSHTGERPFTCSECGKGFTRLSHLLTHQRVHTGERSVTCSECGKGFPGLSTLLRHQRVHTVERPFKCPECGKCFKSSQELMSHQRVHTDERPFRCSHCGSGFKASCHLIVHQRCHTGERPFICSKCGMAFTRSFNLLTHQRVHTGERPFTCSECGKGFSQLSTLQKHQRVHTGEKPFTCSECGMRFSSSTALQIHQRVHTEERPFQCPDCGKGFKRSQELMSHQRVHTDERPFRCSHCGTGFKRSSDLNEHQRTHTGERPFTCSECGKRFTHSSNLRRHQQVHTNERPFKCQDCGKCYKSSRELMSHQRVHTDERPFRCSQCGTGFRQSSQLTVHQRIHTGERPFTCSVCGKGFTQSSHLLRHQRTHK; this is encoded by the coding sequence atggaaggaaaaagcattgttcacactgggagggaactgtggaaatgtggggactgtgggaagggattcagttacCCATCCCAGCTGGAAATTCATtggcgcagtcacactggggagagaccgttcacctgctctgagtgtgggaagggattcactcggttgtCCCACCTATTGACAcaccaacgtgttcacactggggagaggtcaGTCACCTGTtccgagtgtgggaaaggatttcctggtttatccaccctgctgagacaccagcgggttcacactgttGAGAGACCTTTCAAATGCCCAGAATGTGGGAAGTGCTTTAAAAGTTCTCAggaactgatgtcccatcaacgtgttcacactgatgagagaccattcaggtgctctcactgtgggagcGGGTTCAAGGCCTCATGTCACCTCATTGTACACCAGCgctgtcacactggggagagaccgttcatctGCTCCAAGTGTGGAATGGCATTCACCCGGTCTTTCAACCTTCTGACACACCAACGAGTTCAtactggagagagaccattcacctgctctgagtgtgggaagggattcagtcagttaTCCACCCTGcagaaacaccagcgagttcacaccggagagaagccattcacctgctctgagtgtgggatgcgATTCAGTAGTTCAACCGCCCtgcagatacaccagcgagttcacactgaagAGAGACCTTTTCaatgcccagactgtgggaagGGCTTTAAACGTTCTCAGGAATTGATGTCCcaccaacgtgttcacactgacgagaggccgttcaggtgctctcactgtgggactggctTCAAGCGATCATCTGACCTCAATGAACATCAGCGCacccacactggggagaggccgttcacctgctccgagtgtggaaagagattcactcattcatccaatcTGCgaagacaccagcaagttcacactaatgagagaccttttaaatgccaaGACTgcgggaagtgctataaaagttccaGGGAATTGATGTctcatcaacgtgttcacactgacgagagaccgttcaggtgctctcagtGTGGGACAGGGTTCAGGCAATCATCtcaactcactgtacaccagcgcattcacactggggagagaccgttcacctgctctgtgtgtgggaagggattcactcagtcatcccacctattGAGACACCAGAGAACTCATAAGTAA